DNA sequence from the Oligoflexus sp. genome:
GTGCTGGCAGGGCCTTTCCTTCTGCCGATTCCGCTGCCTGGACTTTCCATTCCCTTCGGCATTCTCATTGTGATCTTCGGACTGAGCCTGAGCACGGGCTGGAAACCCTGGCTGCCGGAAAAATGGGTGCACCATCGCATCCCCGAGGACCTGCTGCGGCGCTTCTGCCAGGCCGCGCGGAAATTCCTGCACAAAGTCGAGCGCTATATCCGGCCTCGTTATCATTGGATGCATCGCAATCGTATGTTCAAAGGCGCGGCTGGCGGGATGATCACAGCGTGCGGTGTGCTTCTCGCGCTGCCTTTGCCGCCCGGAACCAATGCGCCGCCGGCTGCAGCGATCGTGTGTCTGTCCGTGGCTTTGCTGGAAGGAGACGGGCTTTTGCTGGTCCTCGGCTACTTTCTTTTTGCTTTCAACCTGGCATTTTTTACCCTGCTTCCCATCCTGGGCTATGAAGCGATCATGTCCATACTGAGGTCCGGCTTCTAAGCTTTCGTGGCATCTGTTACAATCAACGCAAAGACTCCCGTGATGGAAGGAGATGCCATGCGCTTTTCAGCAGCTTTCTTGGGCCTGTTTTTACTGGCGATGGGTGGATCGGCGAGTGCGGCCGACGGCAGCAGCGGCTGCGGACCGGGCTGGTACATCCTGAAACAAAACACCATGCTGTCCTCGGTGGGCCGGGCGATCACCAACGGTTTTCTCTTCCCCATCACAACGCTCGGGATGACCTTTGGAACATCCAACTGCGCCAAGCACTCGCTGGTGGAGGAGCATAAGCGCAGTCTGCACTTTGCCACCCGCAGCTACGATATCCTGCGCCAGGACATGGCCCGCGGTCAGGGTCGTCACCTGGATGCCTACCTTGCAACCTTCGGCTGCAATGGGCTTGCCAGGCAAAATCTTGCCGGTCAGATGCAGGCTGCGTTTGAACATGAACTTTATCTGACGATCCAGCCTGAGGCCCTTGTGGAATCCACCGCCGTCATGATCCAGGCTTCGCCTGCGCTGCAGTCGTCCTGCTCCTGATATGCCTGGACTTCGGATCCTTGGCCTACTTTTTTTGATCAGCTTCCCGGCAAGGGCGCAGACTTCTGCGCCTTCCACGCATCCGTCCTGGTTGCGCCTTCTACATTATCAATCCACATTGTTGGGCCATTGGCAGAGCAGTATCCGCTCATCAGAATTTTTTTTAAGCCCTGATGGCGAAAAGAATCCCGAGCATGAATGGGAGGCTTTGCTTCGTGCTGCGGAAACCTCGAACGCATCCGCAGTCGCCTGCCGTTTTCCGGCGCGGGTTCTTCTCTATGAAAGATTCCTGCAAAAATCCTGGCCCGCTTCCCTGTGTCCCGACTATGTGGAATGGAAGGAACGCCTTGAGTTTCATTCGATCAGCCTTGTCTATTCCACAGCCTACGCAGGAAACCCGGCTTCGATCCTTGGGCATAATATCCTGAAGTTCAATCGCTTCGATCCAGCGGACGCAGATGATCCCGAGTCCGGCCTCCCGCTTTTGGATTATGGCCTGGGTTTTCTGGCCCGAAATGATCCGACGGATGGTGGCGTTTCCTATGTGCTCAATGGGCTCTTTGGGGGCTATCCTGGTTTTTTCACGCTCCAGCCTTACTATGAGCTGGTGAACACATACGCCTATGCCGAGAATCGCGATCTTTGGGAAGTGGAGCTGTCCATGGCCCCGACTGAGCGCGAACTTTTTCTGGCTCATGTGTGGGAACTCATTCATCAGGCGTCAGCGCCTTATTATTTCACGCATGTGAACTGCTCGACCATGCTGCTGGAAGTTTTGGAAGCGGTGCGGCCGGATTGGAATTTTCGTGAGCGCATCCAAGGCCTCGTTCTGCCCCAGGCCGTGATGCAGACTGTGGCCGCGGTGGTGGGGCATGGTCATGAAAGTTTCTGGCCTTCCCAGAAAAGAATATTTCAGAAACATTGGCAGCATCTGAAAAAAGAGCAGCAGGAAAAGTTTTTGGACTGGCGCGCGCAGGCGCATACGGTGGCGGCTCTTGATGATCCTTTGCTCCTTGATACCATGCTGCATCAGCTGAACCTGCGCAAGGCGGGGTACGAGGCCGATGAGCAGAAGGCGCTGCGGGCCCAGGAGGATCAGATTCTTTTGGCTCGCGCGCGACTTCCTGGAAGCACCCTGGCTTTGCCGGATCGCTCGCAGGCGGGGAATAATCCTTTGGCAGCGCATGGCCTGCATAAGCTGAGCGTTCTGGGCGGCCGGGAGGAGCAGGGGGCGCTTTTTTCGATGCGTTTGCGCTGGGGTCTTCATGATCTTTTGGATGCGCCGCAGGGTTTCAATCCCTACTATCACATTAACTTTTTTGATTTGAGTCTTTGGCAGCGTTCGGATGAGAAGGCTCCTGATTATCGGCTGAATATTGTGGAGCTGATGTCGCTGCAGCCGTTTGAACGCGTGGATCCAGCGGGAAGCTGGGCGGTTATCTGTGGCGTGCATTGCGAGGAGGAGGGGCCGCGGCCCCACTGTCAGGGTGCTTATGGGATCGCTGGGGAGCTGATGGCGAACCGTTCGCTTTTTTATTTTTTGCCGGGGACGAATCTTACCATAACCAGTTTTACTGCCGAGATTCGCGCGGGCTGGTATCACGCCTGGACGGATCATTGGCGTCAGCTGATCGAGTTGGTGCCGAAAAAGACCCTGGAGCGGGACAGCAGGCTTCGTTGGGATTGGAGCTGGGAACAGCGTGTGAGTTTGAATCGATCCTGGCAGGTGGAATGGCGTCTGGCGCGTGAGGAAAGGCTACAGACCTTGCTGGGGCTTGGACAGTTTTTTTAAAGGCCGCAGCCGAAGCCGCGGCCTTTTCAATTAGGGACCTTCGATACGGTAGAGAGCATCGGCCGTCAGAGGACCCTGGATCTCCTGTTTGGAGCCATTCGGCCACTGAACTTCCACCCGACTCACTTCCGTTTCCTGACCCAAACCAAAATAGAGCAGCGGGGCATCCACACTCTGATAGCCGCCGCCGGCTTTGATCTCACGAATCTGGGCCGGACCGGATTTCGGATGAATGATCAGCCTTGCATTCAGGTTCGCGGTATTGCCAGCTTTGCTGTTCAAAGCAAAGGCTATGCTGTGCTGGGCATTGGCGCTTTGGTTTTCATAGATCTGGGGAGGACCTTCCGAACCGTTGCCAATGATATCCAAATCGCCATCATGGTCGTAGTCGATCAGCACGAAGGAGAAAAGGTTGAAGTCGTTGGTCAGGCCCGAGCTGAACTGCTTCTGCACGAAACGACCCTGCTCATTCCGCATGAAGACGTTCCAGCCGAACTCACCCATGCGCACGGCACCTTCCGCATTGAAAATATCGACCCAGCCGTCATTGTCGAGATCGACAAAGCGCGAGGACCAGGTCCAGCCACCGGGATGATCAAAGCGATCCTTGCCCACCTGACCAAGACCACCATCCGCCTGGCCCATATAAAGAATCGCGCGATCGGTCTGCGGCGCTTCCTGGGCATATTTCTCGCGCTTATGGAAGGCGCCTGCGGAACGCATCAGCTGACAGACTTCCAGAATGCGTGGATCAAAGCCGTAACGGGCCTTGCAGTCCGCCTGCTCATCGTTGTTCGTCACGATCATCCACATCATACTCAGAAGGCAGGAGTCACGCTGGTCCGCATCCCCGATCTTCTGACAGTCGCGCACATCCAGGTTTTTAATGCGATGGAAGGGAATCAGATGATCCGCGCGACGGTTGCGCTGGCAGTTCACGCGATAATCTGGGTCTTTGATGCGGTCGCAGTATTCGACCTTATCCTTGGCCTTCTTGTATTCCACGGCCTGAACGCCATCTATGACCTGATTGCCGAGGTCCTGCTTGGCTGCGATGGTTCCTGTAATGAGAAGATCCATGCGCAGATCGTTATTGATATCGGCGGTATCGACCGACATCGAGAAATAGGGGGTCGGGAAGCCTGTGATGCCAGGAGCCTTCAGACGACGGAAGCTGCGATCCTTCTGACCGAAATAAAGATAATCCGGTACCACGAAGTCATTATTTTCATAAAGGTCGAGGAAACCATCACCGTTGATATCACTGACGATCGAAGCCATGGTTTCGCCATCATCTTCATCCTGCATGGCTTCGAAAACAAAGCCCTCGGGCTTGTTCCAGGTGATCCCGTTCTTGCGGCCGTCACCGAAGGCCCGGAAACCGGTTGCTATGCCCAGGACCATGTTGCCGTTGAAGATATCAATGCGGCCGTCGCCGTTCATATCGGCAAAGGCAGGAGCGACAGTCAGGACGCCATCACCATTCGGAACAGAGACCGCTTTGGTATCGAAGCGGCCCTGATTATTCCGGATCCAGTAATTTCCGCGTTTAAAGGTGGTGAAGAAAAGGTCCGGCCAGGTATCACTGTCAAGATCCACAAAGGCCACTGCGAAGACGCGTGCGCCCTGCAAAGCTTCGAGCGTCAAAGGCACTTCCACAAAGCGGCCACCGATATTGCGATAGACGAGCGGACCCTGATCACTGCCGAGAGCCACATCCACCCAACCATCCTTGTCGAAGTCACCGGCTGTGGTGCCGCGGCCGACCCAGAAAGGATCCGGATAGTCCCGCAGGGTATACATGAAGCCGCGCTTGATCCCAAGATCCGGGCCTTCGTGCTGAACGAACTTGCCGTTGCCGTTTTGTTTGGGAAAGAAAGGCACGCGTGTCAGGCTTGTGGACCCGGCTGTGATGGTTTCCGCGGCCGGCAGACTTGTGACGACATCCGCCTTGGCTGCCAGGGCATTCACGACGGGAGCCGCAGGGGCTGTGGAGCCGCCCGCGGTCATGGCCCGATAGTTTTCGATATTGGGGTTCATATAGAATTTTTCATGCAGGGTCGGCGCCAGCAAACCAATCGGAATGATCGCGATCCAAAGACCGGCGGCGATGTAAAGAGCCCAGCGGCGCGAGGCACTTTGCCAGGTGATCATGAAGGAATAGAAGCTGTAGATCCCGAGGCTGAGGAGCAGGACCATCGAAACGTTCTGAGGAAGGCCAGCCGAGAAAAGCGCGTTGGTCAGCACCACATCGAAGGCCATGGGCACGGGAAGGATAAGACCCACGGTCGCCGCGATCAAAATGGGACCGATCCCGCTCTGGCCCTGGAGAGCATCCAAGGGCACGAGGTGACTCAAGGAAGCGCCGAGAAAAC
Encoded proteins:
- a CDS encoding exopolysaccharide biosynthesis protein; the encoded protein is MNEHDEHSLSREFQEIEGLCGHGSITLRRILDHIHGRGEAMLTLVLAGPFLLPIPLPGLSIPFGILIVIFGLSLSTGWKPWLPEKWVHHRIPEDLLRRFCQAARKFLHKVERYIRPRYHWMHRNRMFKGAAGGMITACGVLLALPLPPGTNAPPAAAIVCLSVALLEGDGLLLVLGYFLFAFNLAFFTLLPILGYEAIMSILRSGF
- a CDS encoding DUF4105 domain-containing protein, yielding MLRAAETSNASAVACRFPARVLLYERFLQKSWPASLCPDYVEWKERLEFHSISLVYSTAYAGNPASILGHNILKFNRFDPADADDPESGLPLLDYGLGFLARNDPTDGGVSYVLNGLFGGYPGFFTLQPYYELVNTYAYAENRDLWEVELSMAPTERELFLAHVWELIHQASAPYYFTHVNCSTMLLEVLEAVRPDWNFRERIQGLVLPQAVMQTVAAVVGHGHESFWPSQKRIFQKHWQHLKKEQQEKFLDWRAQAHTVAALDDPLLLDTMLHQLNLRKAGYEADEQKALRAQEDQILLARARLPGSTLALPDRSQAGNNPLAAHGLHKLSVLGGREEQGALFSMRLRWGLHDLLDAPQGFNPYYHINFFDLSLWQRSDEKAPDYRLNIVELMSLQPFERVDPAGSWAVICGVHCEEEGPRPHCQGAYGIAGELMANRSLFYFLPGTNLTITSFTAEIRAGWYHAWTDHWRQLIELVPKKTLERDSRLRWDWSWEQRVSLNRSWQVEWRLAREERLQTLLGLGQFF
- a CDS encoding FG-GAP-like repeat-containing protein; translated protein: MLTHRIRFILATLAVVTLVVTFGYFSRYPDLNRKAMVAENHSVADTIAMWPILKVTANDPLWKKIAYTTVNWTNDNKKGMAFGIALAALLSCWLSYLQFNPGGRFRSAFYGMILGSPLGVCVNCAAPVFKGVLRSRRIEMALALMFASPTLNVVVLTMAFSLLPFYMAVTKVLFNLAVIMIGVPLLARWLQDAPVKDLQQLESRLAAESCAVPVKESFVSGFVGLLKDFWRQLSTIFIRTAPLMLVAGFLGASLSHLVPLDALQGQSGIGPILIAATVGLILPVPMAFDVVLTNALFSAGLPQNVSMVLLLSLGIYSFYSFMITWQSASRRWALYIAAGLWIAIIPIGLLAPTLHEKFYMNPNIENYRAMTAGGSTAPAAPVVNALAAKADVVTSLPAAETITAGSTSLTRVPFFPKQNGNGKFVQHEGPDLGIKRGFMYTLRDYPDPFWVGRGTTAGDFDKDGWVDVALGSDQGPLVYRNIGGRFVEVPLTLEALQGARVFAVAFVDLDSDTWPDLFFTTFKRGNYWIRNNQGRFDTKAVSVPNGDGVLTVAPAFADMNGDGRIDIFNGNMVLGIATGFRAFGDGRKNGITWNKPEGFVFEAMQDEDDGETMASIVSDINGDGFLDLYENNDFVVPDYLYFGQKDRSFRRLKAPGITGFPTPYFSMSVDTADINNDLRMDLLITGTIAAKQDLGNQVIDGVQAVEYKKAKDKVEYCDRIKDPDYRVNCQRNRRADHLIPFHRIKNLDVRDCQKIGDADQRDSCLLSMMWMIVTNNDEQADCKARYGFDPRILEVCQLMRSAGAFHKREKYAQEAPQTDRAILYMGQADGGLGQVGKDRFDHPGGWTWSSRFVDLDNDGWVDIFNAEGAVRMGEFGWNVFMRNEQGRFVQKQFSSGLTNDFNLFSFVLIDYDHDGDLDIIGNGSEGPPQIYENQSANAQHSIAFALNSKAGNTANLNARLIIHPKSGPAQIREIKAGGGYQSVDAPLLYFGLGQETEVSRVEVQWPNGSKQEIQGPLTADALYRIEGP
- a CDS encoding DUF3015 family protein; the encoded protein is MRFSAAFLGLFLLAMGGSASAADGSSGCGPGWYILKQNTMLSSVGRAITNGFLFPITTLGMTFGTSNCAKHSLVEEHKRSLHFATRSYDILRQDMARGQGRHLDAYLATFGCNGLARQNLAGQMQAAFEHELYLTIQPEALVESTAVMIQASPALQSSCS